In the genome of Xanthomonas translucens pv. cerealis, one region contains:
- the lipB gene encoding lipoyl(octanoyl) transferase LipB — protein MPPEPTPTLPPCRVRDLGRQPYEPVWRAMQRFTDTRAEADADELWVVEHEPVFTLGQAGKPEHVLAPGEIPVLHVDRGGQVTYHGPGQLVVYPLLDLRRLKIGVRDYVCRIEQAIIDTLDEWNILGQRRDGAPGVYVGAAKVAALGIRVRRGCTFHGLSFNVAMDLEPFHRINPCGYQGLQVTSVLDLGGPSGMQAVKPVLLAQLACQFGLTLQPLDALPDLTLTHAA, from the coding sequence CTGCCGCCGGAGCCGACGCCTACGCTGCCGCCGTGCCGGGTCCGCGATCTCGGCCGCCAGCCCTATGAGCCGGTGTGGCGGGCGATGCAGCGCTTCACCGATACACGCGCGGAAGCCGATGCGGACGAACTGTGGGTAGTCGAGCACGAACCGGTGTTCACCCTCGGCCAGGCCGGCAAGCCCGAACACGTGCTGGCGCCCGGTGAAATCCCGGTGCTGCACGTGGACCGCGGCGGCCAGGTCACCTACCACGGCCCCGGCCAGTTGGTGGTGTATCCGCTACTGGACCTGCGCCGGCTGAAGATCGGGGTGCGCGACTACGTGTGCCGGATCGAGCAGGCCATCATCGACACGCTGGACGAATGGAACATCCTCGGCCAGCGCCGCGACGGCGCGCCCGGGGTCTACGTCGGCGCGGCCAAGGTCGCCGCGCTCGGCATCCGCGTGCGGCGCGGCTGCACCTTCCACGGCCTGTCGTTCAACGTGGCCATGGATCTGGAGCCGTTCCACCGGATCAACCCCTGTGGCTACCAGGGCTTGCAGGTGACCTCGGTGCTAGACTTGGGCGGTCCTTCCGGTATGCAGGCCGTCAAACCGGTGCTGCTGGCCCAACTGGCGTGCCAGTTCGGTCTGACCCTGCAGCCGCTCGACGCCCTGCCCGACCTCACGCTCACGCACGCCGCCTGA
- a CDS encoding sulfite exporter TauE/SafE family protein — translation MQSLIPHLLPIAAVFCLAGLVKGVAGTGLPTVAMGLLGLWLAPPEAAALLVLPSLLTNLQQAWGDGAVALLQRLWPLLATLVIGTWLSAGILVGADPALARGGLGGLLALYALLGLSRWQGRLPPRHQPWAGPAAGLATGLLTGATGAFVLPALPYLVALGLPRETLMRALGYCFFTATLALATALAWHGAFARDALGPSLLALLPTALGMWLGTRLRQHISAEAFRRVFFLTLLVLGMHQLWQALG, via the coding sequence ATGCAATCGCTCATCCCGCATCTGCTGCCGATCGCCGCCGTGTTCTGCCTGGCCGGCCTGGTCAAAGGCGTCGCCGGCACCGGCCTGCCGACGGTGGCGATGGGCTTGCTGGGGCTGTGGCTGGCGCCTCCCGAGGCGGCCGCGCTGCTGGTATTGCCGTCGCTACTGACCAACCTGCAGCAGGCCTGGGGCGACGGCGCGGTGGCGTTGCTGCAACGGCTGTGGCCATTGCTGGCGACGCTGGTGATCGGCACCTGGCTCAGCGCCGGCATCCTGGTCGGCGCCGATCCGGCGCTGGCGCGCGGCGGACTCGGCGGCTTGCTGGCGCTGTATGCGCTGCTCGGGCTGAGCCGTTGGCAAGGCCGGCTGCCGCCACGGCACCAACCGTGGGCGGGGCCGGCGGCCGGATTGGCGACCGGCCTGCTGACCGGCGCCACCGGCGCGTTCGTGCTGCCGGCCCTGCCCTATCTGGTCGCGCTCGGCCTGCCGCGGGAGACGTTGATGCGCGCGCTGGGCTACTGCTTCTTCACCGCCACGCTGGCGCTCGCCACTGCGCTGGCCTGGCACGGCGCGTTTGCGCGTGACGCGCTCGGTCCTTCGCTGCTGGCGCTACTGCCGACCGCGCTGGGCATGTGGCTGGGCACGCGCCTGCGCCAGCATATTTCCGCCGAGGCGTTCCGCCGGGTGTTCTTCCTGACCTTGCTGGTGTTGGGTATGCATCAGCTGTGGCAGGCGCTGGGCTAG
- a CDS encoding carboxy terminal-processing peptidase, whose product MKFKASVFLLAFALTTPLALFARTDAPALPAASTADQSTTAKLVYGLLSDSRYAYRPRALDEATSKEVFKKYLETLDGSKQFFTQVDVDKFAAFQANLGSNIASGQLEPAFQVFAVYRQRVDERIGYARKLLKQDFDFNGSEKFEYDRKDVSWPKDDQELDELWRKSVMNDWLRLKLAGKKSEDIRKTLDKRYANLADSVKELKSEDVFQFFMNAYTNTVDPHTDYFTPRTAENFNQQMSLSLEGIGAQLQKQDDMVVIREVIPGGPAAVDGTLKPGDRIVGVGQGKAGQVEDVIGWRIDDVVAKIRGDKDTQVRLEYIPAEAGVDGKHRQLLLTRQKVRLAEQAAKGETITLPAKDGEPARRVGVIKLPAFYQDFEGRRRNASDYASATRDVAKLLAGFKTDKLDGVVLDLRNNGGGSLDEAIELTGLFIEQGPVVQVRESGGRVTVNSDQNPGVAWDGPLAVLINRGSASASEIFAGAIQDYGRGLIIGETSFGKGTVQNIVDLDRWPANQSDRFGQVKLTIAQFFRVSGSSTQHKGVVPDIAFPASVDATEFGESTYPNALPWTRIAAVPHTQYGNFAPLLPKLETLHASRIASDKEFQWWEEDVQQFRTEAAKKYVVLNEAERRAEREKQDVQRKQRQEMRKQLGLPLDPLADDSSDDGLTGNERDIIKDAAREKLVDKRPDPLLRESASILADALNLLEKDHPLSVQVLPQSTGPGRWAD is encoded by the coding sequence ATGAAATTCAAAGCTTCCGTCTTCCTGCTGGCGTTCGCGCTGACCACGCCGTTGGCGCTGTTCGCCCGCACCGATGCGCCGGCGCTGCCGGCGGCCTCGACCGCCGACCAGTCAACCACCGCCAAGCTGGTGTACGGGCTGCTCTCCGACAGCCGCTATGCCTACCGGCCGCGCGCGCTGGACGAAGCGACCTCGAAGGAAGTCTTCAAGAAGTACCTGGAGACGTTGGACGGCAGCAAGCAGTTCTTCACCCAGGTCGACGTGGACAAGTTCGCCGCGTTCCAGGCCAACCTTGGCAGCAATATCGCTTCCGGCCAGCTGGAGCCGGCGTTCCAGGTATTTGCCGTATACCGGCAGCGCGTGGACGAGCGCATCGGCTACGCGCGCAAGCTGCTCAAGCAGGACTTCGATTTCAACGGCAGCGAGAAGTTCGAGTACGACCGCAAGGACGTGTCGTGGCCCAAGGATGACCAGGAGCTTGACGAGCTGTGGCGCAAGTCGGTGATGAACGACTGGCTGCGGCTCAAGCTGGCCGGCAAGAAGTCCGAGGACATCCGCAAGACCCTGGACAAGCGCTACGCCAACCTCGCCGATTCGGTGAAGGAGCTGAAGAGCGAGGACGTGTTCCAGTTCTTCATGAACGCCTACACCAACACCGTCGATCCGCACACCGACTACTTCACCCCGCGCACCGCCGAGAACTTCAACCAGCAGATGTCGCTGTCGCTGGAAGGCATCGGCGCGCAGCTGCAGAAGCAGGACGACATGGTGGTGATCCGCGAGGTCATCCCCGGCGGCCCGGCCGCGGTGGACGGCACGCTGAAGCCGGGCGACCGCATCGTCGGCGTCGGCCAGGGCAAGGCCGGCCAGGTCGAGGACGTGATCGGCTGGCGCATCGACGACGTGGTGGCCAAGATCCGCGGCGACAAGGATACCCAGGTACGCCTGGAGTACATCCCGGCCGAGGCCGGCGTGGACGGCAAGCACCGCCAGTTGCTGCTGACCCGGCAGAAGGTGCGTCTGGCCGAACAGGCCGCCAAGGGCGAGACCATCACCCTGCCGGCGAAGGACGGCGAGCCGGCGCGGCGCGTCGGCGTGATCAAGCTGCCGGCGTTCTACCAGGACTTCGAGGGCCGCCGCCGCAACGCCAGCGATTACGCCTCGGCGACCCGCGACGTGGCCAAGCTGCTTGCCGGTTTCAAGACCGACAAGCTCGACGGCGTGGTGCTGGACCTGCGCAACAACGGCGGCGGTTCGCTGGACGAGGCGATCGAACTGACCGGCCTGTTCATCGAGCAGGGTCCGGTGGTGCAGGTGCGCGAATCCGGCGGCCGCGTCACCGTCAACAGCGACCAGAACCCGGGCGTGGCCTGGGACGGCCCGCTGGCCGTGCTGATCAACCGCGGTTCGGCTTCGGCGTCGGAGATCTTCGCCGGCGCCATCCAGGACTACGGCCGTGGCCTGATCATCGGCGAGACCAGCTTCGGCAAGGGCACGGTGCAGAACATCGTCGATCTGGACCGGTGGCCGGCCAACCAGAGCGACCGCTTCGGCCAGGTCAAGCTGACCATCGCCCAGTTCTTCCGGGTCAGCGGCAGCAGCACCCAGCACAAGGGCGTGGTGCCGGACATCGCGTTCCCGGCCAGCGTCGATGCCACCGAGTTCGGCGAGAGCACCTACCCCAACGCCTTGCCGTGGACCCGCATTGCCGCGGTGCCGCACACCCAGTACGGCAATTTCGCGCCGCTGCTGCCGAAGCTGGAGACGCTGCACGCCAGCCGCATCGCCAGCGACAAGGAATTCCAGTGGTGGGAAGAGGACGTGCAGCAGTTCCGCACCGAAGCGGCGAAGAAGTACGTGGTGCTCAACGAGGCCGAGCGCCGCGCCGAGCGCGAGAAGCAGGACGTGCAGCGCAAGCAGCGCCAGGAAATGCGCAAGCAGCTTGGCCTGCCGCTGGACCCGCTCGCCGACGACAGCAGCGACGACGGCCTGACTGGCAACGAGCGCGACATCATCAAGGACGCCGCGCGCGAGAAGCTGGTCGACAAGCGCCCAGATCCGCTGCTGCGCGAGTCGGCCTCGATCCTGGCCGATGCGCTGAACCTGCTGGAAAAGGACCACCCGCTGTCGGTGCAGGTGCTGCCGCAGTCCACCGGCCCGGGGCGCTGGGCCGACTGA
- a CDS encoding DUF493 family protein, with protein MDITSDNLEHGFQFPGVFELSAMGTANTGLETELPRLLAQAGVDVLEERISWKHSSNGKYVSVRIAFRAADRAHYDAAHLALREHPEVKWTL; from the coding sequence ATGGACATCACCTCGGACAACCTCGAACACGGCTTCCAATTCCCCGGCGTCTTCGAGCTCAGCGCGATGGGCACCGCCAACACCGGGCTGGAGACCGAACTGCCGCGCCTGCTTGCCCAGGCCGGGGTGGATGTGCTGGAAGAGCGCATCAGCTGGAAGCATTCGTCCAACGGCAAGTACGTGTCGGTGCGGATTGCCTTCCGCGCTGCCGACCGTGCCCACTACGACGCCGCGCACCTGGCGCTGCGCGAGCATCCGGAAGTGAAGTGGACGCTGTAG
- a CDS encoding lipid A deacylase LpxR family protein: MPPSRLPLAFALLLAIAALPAAAADRCAGGTLQDTPPTVNFRVDNDLFGGADQDQGYSNGFGMTLVSPNLVDYTDDPCLPRLARTLNRYLERLHPGQFEQQNMVFSFGQAIFTPTDKTRRDLIEDDRPYVGILAVIFGYNARNQDRLRTTQLTLGMIGPSAQGKQVQDAIHDALGDEKFLGWDNQLHDEPVFRLVHERMHRWPGDAAVNADGWGWDAISHWGGALGTLQTHANAGGELRFGWKLPDDFGSSPLRPAGENTAPPRYGLGRGWSAHLFLTSDARWVLRDITLDGNTFRDSHSVNKRPFVGQAGFGLALMRGNWKFALTRYWSTREFDLQQQTPVFGSFTISRRL; this comes from the coding sequence ATGCCGCCATCGCGCCTGCCTCTCGCCTTCGCCCTGCTGCTCGCCATCGCCGCGCTGCCAGCCGCCGCCGCCGACCGTTGCGCCGGCGGCACGCTGCAGGACACGCCGCCGACGGTGAACTTCCGCGTCGACAACGACCTGTTCGGCGGAGCCGACCAGGACCAGGGCTATAGCAACGGGTTCGGCATGACCCTGGTATCGCCGAACCTGGTCGACTACACCGACGATCCCTGCCTGCCGCGGCTGGCGCGCACGCTCAACCGCTACCTGGAACGCCTGCATCCGGGCCAGTTCGAGCAGCAGAACATGGTCTTCAGCTTCGGCCAGGCCATTTTCACCCCGACCGACAAGACCCGCCGCGACCTGATCGAGGACGACCGTCCCTATGTCGGCATCCTGGCGGTGATCTTCGGTTACAACGCGCGCAACCAGGACCGCCTGCGCACCACCCAATTGACCCTGGGCATGATCGGCCCGTCGGCGCAGGGCAAGCAGGTACAGGACGCAATACACGACGCGCTCGGCGACGAGAAGTTCCTCGGTTGGGACAACCAGCTGCACGACGAACCGGTGTTCCGCCTGGTGCACGAACGCATGCACCGCTGGCCCGGCGACGCGGCGGTCAACGCCGACGGCTGGGGGTGGGATGCGATCAGCCACTGGGGCGGCGCGCTCGGCACCCTGCAGACCCACGCCAACGCCGGCGGCGAACTGCGCTTCGGCTGGAAACTGCCGGACGACTTCGGCAGCTCGCCGCTGCGCCCGGCCGGCGAGAACACCGCCCCGCCGCGCTACGGCCTGGGCCGCGGCTGGTCGGCGCACCTGTTTCTGACCAGCGATGCGCGCTGGGTGCTGCGCGACATCACCCTGGACGGCAACACCTTCCGCGACAGCCACAGCGTAAACAAACGCCCCTTCGTCGGCCAAGCCGGCTTCGGCCTGGCGCTGATGCGCGGCAACTGGAAGTTCGCCCTGACGCGCTACTGGAGCACCCGCGAATTCGACCTGCAGCAGCAGACGCCGGTGTTCGGCAGCTTCACCATCAGTCGGCGGCTTTGA
- the lipA gene encoding lipoyl synthase: protein MTQPSARSIPLQVLSGDSASAPLQAGVKQLGGDKINRSPVQFADAPVLRKPSWIRVRIPSGNAVQTLKAKLRENRLVTVCEEASCPNIHECFSHGTATFMILGEVCTRRCSFCDVAHGRPKPPDAGEPASLAQTVADMGLRYVVVTSVDRDDLRDGGAQHFADCIGAIRAAAPATRIEILTPDFRGKGRMDRALEILATNPPDVFNHNIETVPDLYPNVRPGADYQWSLTLLQKFKAQHPSIATKSGIMLGLGETMAQVQATLRDLRAHAVDMVTIGQYLQPTAHHHPVMRYWTPEEYTALEEYGNALGFSHVASGPMVRSSYHADRQAAGAGVAA from the coding sequence ATGACCCAGCCCAGCGCACGCTCCATCCCCTTGCAGGTCCTTTCCGGCGACAGCGCGTCCGCGCCGCTGCAGGCCGGCGTCAAACAGCTGGGCGGGGACAAGATCAACCGCTCGCCGGTGCAGTTCGCCGACGCGCCGGTGCTGCGCAAACCATCGTGGATCCGGGTGCGGATCCCGTCCGGCAACGCGGTGCAGACCCTCAAGGCAAAGCTGCGCGAGAACCGCCTGGTCACGGTCTGCGAAGAAGCCAGCTGCCCGAACATCCACGAGTGCTTCAGCCACGGCACCGCCACCTTCATGATCCTGGGCGAGGTCTGCACCCGCCGTTGCTCGTTTTGCGATGTCGCCCACGGCCGGCCCAAGCCGCCGGATGCGGGCGAGCCGGCCAGCCTGGCGCAGACCGTGGCCGACATGGGCCTGCGCTACGTGGTGGTGACCAGCGTCGATCGCGACGACCTGCGCGACGGCGGTGCCCAGCACTTCGCCGACTGCATCGGCGCGATCCGCGCCGCCGCGCCGGCCACCCGCATCGAGATCCTGACCCCGGACTTCCGCGGCAAGGGCCGCATGGACCGCGCGCTGGAGATCCTGGCGACCAATCCGCCGGACGTGTTCAACCACAACATCGAGACCGTGCCGGACCTGTACCCGAACGTGCGTCCCGGCGCCGACTACCAGTGGTCGCTGACCCTGCTGCAGAAGTTCAAGGCGCAGCACCCGTCCATCGCCACCAAGTCCGGGATCATGCTCGGCCTGGGCGAGACCATGGCGCAGGTGCAGGCCACGCTGCGCGACCTGCGCGCGCACGCCGTGGACATGGTCACCATCGGCCAGTACCTGCAGCCGACCGCGCACCACCACCCGGTGATGCGCTACTGGACGCCGGAGGAGTACACGGCGCTGGAGGAGTACGGCAACGCGCTGGGCTTCAGCCACGTCGCCTCCGGGCCGATGGTGCGCTCGTCGTATCACGCCGATCGGCAGGCTGCCGGCGCCGGCGTGGCGGCCTGA